Sequence from the Nocardiopsis sp. YSL2 genome:
CCTCGACTTCATCACCGACGAGTCCGGCGCGCACTTCGAGACCGCCGGGTCCCTGCGCGCGGGCCGCGAGGTGTTCGTGACCATGCGCCTCCCCGAGACCATGACCATCGCCGGAACCGACAAACTCGACCTCTACCTGGCCGCACTCAACAGCCACGACGGCAGTGCCGCGATGCGACTGCTCGTCTCCCCGGTCAGGGTCGTGTGCGCCAACACCCAGGCCGCCGCGCTGGCCGACGCCCGCTCGGTGTACGCCATCCGGCACACCTCCGGCGCCCGGGGTCGCATCGCCGCCGCCCGCGAGGCGCTCGGGATGAGCTTCACCTACCTGGAGGAGTTCCAGACTGAGGCCGAGCGCATGCTCGACCAGCAGCTCACCGACGGCCGGTTCATGGACATCGTCGGCCGCGAGCTGTGGCCCGAGCCCCAGGAACCGACCGAGCGCAAGATCAACAACCGTGCCCGGATCCTCGCTGACGTCAACGAGCTGTTCGTCGAGGCTGACACCCAGGAGTCCATCCGGGGCACCGCGTGGGCCGGGTACCAGTCCGTCGTCGAGTACCTCGACCACTACGCGCCGGTCAAGGGCAAGCACGGCGACGCCGCCGATGCCGCCCGCGCCGAGCGCATCCTCGTTCAGCCCGCCATCACCGCGCTGAAGACGAAGGCGTTCGACGCCTTCCGGCTCGCCGCCTGAACCACCACGGGCCCCGGCATCCAGCCGGGGCCCCGGAAGGAGCCCGCGATGTCCAACTCCGACTGGATGAACGCCTCCGACGACGAGTTCGAGGCGATGCTCGCCGAGTGGAAGCGCGCCGCCGCCGAGCGCGCCGCCCGCGACCGCATCCGCCACCGGATG
This genomic interval carries:
- a CDS encoding DUF932 domain-containing protein, translating into MAHELERFSDGTASFVSAQQDAWHRLGTVLPDTFDATTALRTARLDRWNVHTSPLHITESGATLSVPDAYATVRTHPETGLPDVLGVVKGRYLPIQNEELTEVLDFITDESGAHFETAGSLRAGREVFVTMRLPETMTIAGTDKLDLYLAALNSHDGSAAMRLLVSPVRVVCANTQAAALADARSVYAIRHTSGARGRIAAAREALGMSFTYLEEFQTEAERMLDQQLTDGRFMDIVGRELWPEPQEPTERKINNRARILADVNELFVEADTQESIRGTAWAGYQSVVEYLDHYAPVKGKHGDAADAARAERILVQPAITALKTKAFDAFRLAA